Part of the Aptenodytes patagonicus chromosome 14, bAptPat1.pri.cur, whole genome shotgun sequence genome, CTCTAAAGAGCGCAGTAACGCAATCCACAAAGGTAACTGAACTCTCGTGGGAGAACTTGTGGCACAATAGGCTGCAGCTCCTTTCAAAACGGATtcgttttgtttatttattttaaagtccaCTGATcatcatcacaaaaaaaaaaaaaaccaaaacaaaaaaaacccccatgggAAATgcaactaaagagaaaaaaagtccaaCCAAGACCTAAGAACCCAGAGCTACGAGTAGATGTGAGCCTGTGTTGCACGGCGCGGGTGCACGCACAGGACGGGACGACACATGCGCACTGCAGGCAGGCGTGTGGCGAGAGGTGGGTTCCTTTATGTTAACCGCTGAACAATGACAGCATTGAGCAGGTTGGCTTCCTTCAGGGTTTGGTTCTCGTCAGTCAGCTCTTTATTTGGGAAGGTGGTCATGAGGACGAAACTGGTGGCAGCCATCGCTGGCCGAGCATCTACTATGAAGAGCCGGATGTCACGGATCCTGTCCAAAGGGATCAAACACACAGGGGTGATCCTGTTACTGAACATCCTGTAAAAGCGCGTGGCAACAGCCTAAATTCACCCTTTCCAGAGCATGCAACCCTGCAGTCGCCGCACGTGCTTTTCAGCTAACAGCAGAGGCCACAGCCAGACAATTCTGATTCAACCTACTCCTCCGTAGGCTCCCGTTTAGTGAAATAACACAAGCTGCTTTACAGGTTAAAGACTTTCAGAACTTTCAGTTCTTTGACACTGCCCAACTGGAACATTTGTGCTGTCAGGCAGCTATTTGAAACTGAAGGCTTCTGAACCCTTCAAGATGAAGAGATTACAAATTGCTTGACACTAGCTGCTATAAGTGACTGAGCTCATCACACACAGCATAATCTAGATGATCTCAACTACCAAGAGCAGCCACAACAGTGACACTGGACCTACCCTGCACCCGATCGTAGAAGGTTTTTGTAACTTTTTGCATCATGCTTGATTCTCTTACAGAAACTGGAGGAACGAGTATAAAGAAATGGCCACGCTCTCGGAGATCAGGTAGGTAAGAAGGACTTCAGGAGGGAAGTCTAACGAAGCAGCAGGGCGTACAAGCCAGCTTTGCTTGTCCAAGGGAACTAAACTGCTGTAAGAGCACCCCTTGGTGCTCCATTCAGCACAGGGAACAGCCCAGAAAAGTCGGAACTGAGAGTCAGAATAACTGAACCAAGTTCCTAATTATCGGACAGTTCTAAAGCCCTTAGAAGAGATTCCGTTTTTTATAGGTGACATTAAGGAAAGTTCCGCTGATAATACTGAAGCTCCCGGGTGCAGCATTACTGGCTATAATCCACCACTATTTGGAAAGCAAATCCTATCCTTCCAACAGTTAATGACTGCCTTAAAACCCCACAATAATTTTATTCCTCTTCACCTATACAGAAGGATCCCCAGAGCTCCCCTTAGCAGGCTAGCCAGGATTTTAACACCCGCTCCATCTGTGCACAGTTCGCAGTGTCATTCAGGCCTTCCCAGTTAGTAACCCGTGTTTCCTGCTGCGTTTGTACCTGTGATTGTGGTTAAACTTCTGGACCAGACGCCCACCGTCAGCGAGCCGGATTTGGATGTTGGTGATGGGCTCCGACTCATCAATAGCGATGGCAGAACTGGCTTTGGCTTCATTCTCCGCCTGCTGGGCTGGCGAGCTGGTGCCCATCACCTGGGGCGCAGTGCTGAGAACAGGGAGACACAAGGCGAGCTGTTAAAAACCAAACGACTcacctggctgcagggtgccaggAGTCAGGCAGTGAGCTTATCGCCCGCTGGGCCCAACTACCAGGGTTCCTCGTCAAGAGACGCCAATGCAAGTTGGAAGTGAGAATTTAGGAGTCGGCTAGTCAGCAGGAACTTCTCTAGAACTTCACCTCTACCATCTCCCTTTGGAGCACCACATCACGGGTCTTCACACACCCACAGGAACAGGGGCAGTGTAACTTGGAAACACAGCTTCTACGTGACATGCCATGGTGATTCTAAACTAGGGATCCGCCCCCTGCCACGGAAAGACCGAGCCATCTCACAGTACGCGCCAGTAAGCCCCATTTCCTCTCTTAGAGGAACACCTCCCATACCACAGGCACCGAGTGCCTTTCCTTCAGAAAGATGAATCAAAAGGCTCAACCTAGCAAAACTCGAGTGACTCACACCACACACATAGCAAACCAGCGCTGCTGTCTTCTCACCTGCCCAGCTTCTGTCCTTCTCCAGTAAAAGCTTTGAAGACACTTTTAGGTTTCACGTACTCCTCATCGCGGTGATCCTCCATATCCAGGTTCACTTGTCCGCCCCGTGCTAACCTGCGCAGCTCTGCCGGGACTTCCCTGCAAAGAGAGTGTCCTAAGGCAGCTGCCTGAAGAAGCAAGTCAGGAAAGTGCAGAGAAAAAGTGCCAGCCACAGACCTCTGGAATTTCAGGAATCGCAGTGAGCCCTTGCTTAATTAACAGGGCAGATGCACACCTCCCCACTAACAGACACAAATTAAAGGCGACTTCTCCCTGGCCCTCACCTGGAGTGACACGATGCATCAGAAATTCTCAGCCCAAATATGAAAGTCTGTTTGTTCACTTCAAACTCTCAAGGCCCCATACAAACCAAAGCCACGTCCCATTTCTCTGAAGTAAATGGTCAAGTCTGCCCTCCCATAGTTTCCATATTAAGAATCTAGCTCTTGTAAGAAAGCTCAGGTGAAACGCGCCCTTGATTCAGCATCCTGGATTCCACAAACGCTTGTGTTTCAGAAAACAGctgttctttccctcccctcttgcTACATACCCTCTGCGGATATCATCAAGAAACTGGGCATTGGACGGATCCTGGTAGCTCCTCAGTTCTCCGCTATCCAGACTGAATCCACTCTTCCAGAGCTTCAGTACAACATGCACCTGCAGCAGCCCCCAAACGACAATCAGCCTCACTGAAGCAtcttaataataacaataaccgGACGCAAAGTGAAAAGTTCCTGACCGGCAGAGGAATTTCAAGGTGCAGAAAACATTCCAGCCAGGTTCCTCTGGGCTGAGGCAAAAACCCAAAGCACTGGCTATGTAATGGTCATGCATCAATTCCTAGAAGGTGGCACCACAGACCCCTTTTCGATAAACATGAAGCGCCAAGAGCGTGCTAGGCGAGGAGCCTAAACCAAGCTCCCACCACGACTTAGATGCGTATTTGGTCACAAACCAATCACGAGAGAATCTTGCATTGATGCTGTTAGCTCCACATCTCTTCAACGGATAAAGAAGAGTTAATCGCCCAGTGCCCTTTGCACGCTATTTTTCACAATCTGCACTTCTAAGGAACGCTCAGATTCTTAATTAAATGTTCATCAGAAAACTGCTTACCCAAGACCCAAGCATCTACTATTTTCTAATCAGAAACCCCAGGAGAAGCAGGATTTACCATACTTCTGTCCTCTTGAATTTCTATCAAGCTTTATAACTCTCTGGGCTCGCAAGCTCTGTAGCTATAGCAGAGAAATCCCTCGGGTGACATCTACAAAACAGAACAGAGAGATACTCACATCCTGAGCAGAGTTctgtctcctctctcctgccaCATAAGCAGACTCCTCCTCTGGAGTAGCCCCAAGGCGATACCCTCCCCCTGCGAAAGGCTGCAAGAGAGAGGGGCAGGCAAAGTGGTTATAGAATGACACAAACCCAAGACAGCTTGCTTCCCTTTCCCCAACACCGATACGGATGAACAGGGGGGGCTTCGTGGCATCAGCAACACCTACTGTCCTGCAGGCACAGTGGCCAGCTTGAACAAGTTAACAAATACGGCACAAGAAAGTGGCTCTTCTTGCCACCGTGTCACACGAATTGGAGCTGCACTAAGAGAGGAGTCCAGACTTAGCTGTCCTTTTAAGATAATTCCCGGACTCCGCAGTACCAAACAGCTGTCGTGGTGGGAGCCTTAACTGAAACggggaacagaaggaagaagaacCCATCACTCCTCACTTTAGGCTTGCTAGTCTCGCCACTGCTCTTGGCCGCCCGATCGACCGCCACTGCACCGTGCTCCTTTGCTCCTTTGAAGAGATCCTCCACCAGCTCATTGGGACTCTTCTTCCTCGGAGGACCAACGATCTGCTGTCCGCTTCTCTCTGAGCCGCCGGCATAAAACCTAACAGAAAGCACACGGCTTCTGGGTAAGACTGGACTGCTGCTTCTCCAGGAGACACATGTGACAGGACCCAGCAGTTTTATATCAGGATTCAGTTTGGTTTTGTACCGCTTGGATCCACAAATATTAACTACTGCCAGTGGATCTCCTACTGTAGCCACTTACAAGTTCCTGTACTGCAGAGCCTTTGTTTTTATGTCAGTTACTGTAAAATTATCCACTGATCAATAGCGATAAAGCAATAATAACTCACTCAGACCTAGCAAGAGAAACAGTTCAGACTGACAAGGCTCAGTTTCAAATGCCAGTACCAGCTCTGTTACCAAGCTGAGCAAgactcccagcaagtctctgaCCTGTCAGATGGAAGAAGATGGGCAACATCTAACCGGTATTTTGAGGGAAGGCACACGTTCATGCCACACTGAAAGATCACCACACACAGGACAGAGCTGAGCTGGAAGCAATGAATGCAGTCAGCGAAGTGCAATTAAGCACTTCTGGAAGACTGGGTTTATTAGCTTCCAGCTGGCTTGTAACACATGCAGAGCAAACTCACATCCGTGTGCAGAAGACCACGCAGCCTACCTAGACTGAGCCACCTTAAGATTCATCAGTTCCATTCCATTTACCTCGGCTGCTAACCTTAAGGGTATTTAACTACTTACAGCTGACATGGTAGATGACTTTCCCACTAGTATGCCATCTTCCCATTGGAAAGGGGacctacatttttctttccacctccaCACTCCATTACATTACCCTTAagcagcacttaaaaaaaccccaaaaaccccaaccaaaaaaaaaaaaccaaaccccaaaaccccaagcagaaagaaaaacaatcccTGCACTATTCCCACACTTCCATTCTCTACGGACACAAACAATGACCTGGGCTTTTTTCTATTCTTAACCTAGGGCTTGCACATCCTACCTCAGGCTTTCTCTCAACAGCACAGTTCAGCGATGAAAACTGGTGTTTATACAGCAATGCTGAGCACGTGCTTGTACGCAGACTTTGCACTGACCAACCCTTCCACGCCAAACCCGAGATTTTTCACTACAGGAATTTCATATCGActtaaatctgctttttaaaaaaaacctgtgcacAAGTGGTAAGCCATCACAAAGGACAGGGATACACACACAGGTTTTAAGCCTTTAACTGAAAACTTACCGCtgtccctcctcctcttcatcatcatccTCCTGCGCATGAACAAGGTCTCTAAATGATGTTACTCTATGGTCACTGCAAAAGTCAATCAGAGAAGTACGTCAGCCTCATGACACGTTTCAACCACACAAGCAAAAGCTCCTGAACGCAGCGGTTGGGTTGACTCTGTTCCACTTTTAGAGTCTGATTCACTCCTCTATGAAATGACAGGTCAGCGCTGGGGTAACCGAGTGCTGACCCGAGCTCTTGGACCTCTCTGCCAACTACACCAACAGAAAACAGGAGCGGGTGCATTGGAGGAGGCTCAGACGGCGGCTGCAGACACAGCAAAAGCGGTGAGTCTTCAGTCACCTTCCTTGCCTGCGTACCGGATTTTGTTGCCTCTTTCAAAGAGCCTGCACAAGCACAGGTTTCTCTTCCAGGCCCCAGGGCAGTCCAGCCTCCCCGCCCTTCCCCTCTTGTTGTTTCTGCCGAGGCTGTTAGCTGGGATCCAAACTGAAACAGGGTCCTTCTGCAATATGGATGTTACTCACCAAAGCCTGAACCGACAGCACTTTTCCTTCAAGACACAGTCGGTAACTCCTTTCCTTTACAACTGGACAGTACTTCCCTACTGCACAGGGTTTGGTAAGGCGAAATTAACAACTTCTTGTAAAACGCTCGAACTGACCAGTTCAGGTGTCACACAAAATTAGAACATATTTTTCCTAATCTCAACCTGCTCAAATGAAAGCGTCACCAACCGATTGTCTTCTAACCTCAAAAGACAAATCAAGTTTTTCCTGAGCAGTGAGGCAAGCAGTCCTAACTGATCTTTGGATTAGTTGTGCAATAACATCTGCGCTTGCGACGTATAAATGCTGATGTTTTCACGATTGCTAAAGAGCCCTACAAGGTGAGAGATCGAAACGCAGAGCTATTCCTCCTGAAAGTTAACATGCATCAATGCTTCAGACAGAGCTTGCGTTTTTACATAGTTTTCACTGTCAGGTTTACAAGCCGCCGATAAACAGGTCGGCCTGAGCTGAAGCTCCCTCCTCACCTGGCTGCAGTGCCTCTGGATATAGAGCTGGGTGCCGGCTGGGGAAGAGTCAGAATGTCCTCATCGCCCCCGTCCTCGTAGAAACTGGCAAGCGCAATCTGGAAAGGAACACCGCAGGAGCTTCTCAGGATGGGAAAACGTTCCAGAACAATggcaaaaacacacacacacacacacaacacagctGAAGCTTCCGTCACGCTGGACCTCTTACGGCACGTCAACGCTAAAGACATTTCGTGTAATTTCCCCCTTTGGAGGTCCTAGCAAAGACGAGGCTTTGCCAAATTGTAATGTTTGGCTTTGTCACGGTAGGACGCTCGCCACTACCGGTGTGCCAGAGCAACCTTCCCCGCCGGAGGCCCTTATTCTGCAATATTTCTGCAGGCGTTATGCTAAAATTACTGTTCTCAACCAGCTGCTTTTGTGACATCCGTGAGTAGACTCAGAGTTTAACACGGCCAGATGGTTTGAGGGGGACGGGAGACAGGGGCAGGTCAGCGCGGCGGCCGATCTCCCCCTTAATTTGGGGGTGCTGGGACTGCCGCTGACGGTGCGGACAGCAGAGCACTAACAACCTCGCGAGCATTCAAGGAAAACCTACGCAAACCCGGCAAAACCCAGGACCCGCCGGTTCCTCGCCCCGTGCTAGAAATCAGCTGTGTTCAAATTAACGAGAGAACCAGGACGGGCTTCGGTCCCAACCAGCCCCCGGACCCGCGGCAACGGCCGACCCCGACCCTCGCAGCCCGGCGGCAGGCCGGGGACTCGGGAGCGGCCGCCGGGCGAGGCCTGAGCCTGCAGGAGACCGAGCTCCCGGCCCAGCGCTCCCCACCCCCGCCACCGCGCCGGCCTCCagggccgcggcccccgcccggcgccggcCTCGGCCACGCCGCCGAGCCTCCCTCAGCGGGCCGAGCCGGCGACGAGGAGGGCGGAGGggagccggcgggggcggcggggataCCTGGAGGTCCCAGCCGGCGGACTCCAGGAAGAAGCGCGCTCGCTCCTCCTCGACGCCGGTCACGGCCACGAACTCCCTCAGCGCCTCCTCCCTGTCCGCCATCTTGCCGCGGTGCAGCGCCCaaaccccgccggggccggggccggcgccaGCCCCGCCCCGTCCTGCCCCGCCCCGTGTGCGCCGCCAAACCACCCCGGGCGGAAACATGCCCGAGCGACGCTCACAGACCTTCCCCGGCCACAGCGGCCCCTGGCGGCCCGGCGGTGCGATGCGCAGCCCCGAGCCCCGGGGTGCGCGGAGTCGAGCCCTGGGATGTGCGGAGCCGAGCCCCGGGGTGCGCAGCCCCGAGCCCCGGGATGTGCGGAGCCGAGCCCTGGGATGTGCGGAGTCGAGCCCTGGGATGTGCGGAGTCGAGCCCTGGGATGTGCGGAGCCGAGCCCCGGGGTGCGCAGCCCCGAGCCCCGGGGTGCGCGGAGTCGAGCCCTGGGATGTGCGGAGCCGAGCCCCGGGGTGCGCAGCCCCGAGCCCCGGGGTGTGCGGAGCGGAGTCCCGGGGTGTGCGGAGCCGAGCCCCGGGGTGTGCAGCCCCGGGTGTGCGGAGCCGAGCCCCGGGACGCGTCCCCCCGAGCCCCGCGGCGGGCTTGCGGCGCGGCAGCTCCCGGGGACGCGGCCAGGGGCTGCCCGGCTGCACCGGCGCAGCGGGAGCGTGGCCCGGGGTGCCGCGGGGACGGGGGCTGCAGCGGGGATCTGCGCCCCGGGCGAGGGCAGGGCCGGGCGCCCGGGACCGGCGGCGCggagcagcccagggcagcccgTGCATCCCGGCCCCTTTATTTCCAGGTACACACGACACAGCTGGCGGCGGCCGAGCCCCGGGAGCCGCTGAACCGGGGGCCGACACGGAGCAGGACGAGGCGGTGGCCCGGcgtttccctcctcctgccctccagcgCTTgaagaggaagacgaggaggCCGCTGAGGAGCCCCTTCTCCAGCAGGATGCCAAGCCACGAGCCGGGGCTGGACAGGAGGTTTGGACCTGCGGTGGGGACAGGGGACGTGAGCATGTCTTTGGGGAAGAACCCTCCGGCTGTGCAGGTGACAGACACCAATTTCCCGGGCACCGCTCTGTGGCCAGGCCCAGACACGACCAGGGGGGTGGGTTTGGCTGCGGGGAGAAGCGTGGGGCCATCAGACCGGGCTCTGCCAtccgctcccggccccggggctgcagggaGCGGGGTCTCCCGCGGGGGCACAGACGCGCCCGGGGACGGCCCACGGGACCCTCTCCTGGGATCGGCCCCCgagccccttccccatccccgcTCGCCCCGAGCGGAGCCcaccgggctgggctgggccgggctgggggctgcgccCGGCAGGGCTGGTTCCCGCCAGGAGCCCCACTCACCACGTACGGACACCTCCGTGCCATTTCCACGCCGAAACACCTCATCACCACCAAGCAGCGATTTGCTGAACTTCACGCAGTAATAGGTGCCGGCATCCTT contains:
- the NSFL1C gene encoding NSFL1 cofactor p47, which produces MADREEALREFVAVTGVEEERARFFLESAGWDLQIALASFYEDGGDEDILTLPQPAPSSISRGTAASDHRVTSFRDLVHAQEDDDEEEEGQRFYAGGSERSGQQIVGPPRKKSPNELVEDLFKGAKEHGAVAVDRAAKSSGETSKPKPFAGGGYRLGATPEEESAYVAGERRQNSAQDVHVVLKLWKSGFSLDSGELRSYQDPSNAQFLDDIRRGEVPAELRRLARGGQVNLDMEDHRDEEYVKPKSVFKAFTGEGQKLGSTAPQVMGTSSPAQQAENEAKASSAIAIDESEPITNIQIRLADGGRLVQKFNHNHRIRDIRLFIVDARPAMAATSFVLMTTFPNKELTDENQTLKEANLLNAVIVQRLT
- the LOC143167208 gene encoding tyrosine-protein phosphatase non-receptor type substrate 1-like; this encodes MAPATTRALPLACLMPLLLRRAPGAGAQAGQGFEVQQPQDKVSVTVGETLNLTCTMSGGGSAGAMRWLKGLGSGNETVYEQKGSFPCVTRAVNESDTDFSIHIRDVRPKDAGTYYCVKFSKSLLGGDEVFRRGNGTEVSVRGPNLLSSPGSWLGILLEKGLLSGLLVFLFKRWRAGGGKRRATASSCSVSAPGSAAPGARPPPAVSCVPGNKGAGMHGLPWAAPRRRSRAPGPALARGADPRCSPRPRGTPGHAPAAPGSTPRTPGLGAAHRTAGPPGAAVAGEGL